The sequence TAACGGACCGGATGGTTCGATCGGAGGCGTCCCGCAGGGTCGACCTCCTGCTTCACAGCCCGCAGTCGTCGCAGCCGATCGCCGAACAGCCGTTCCGCGTCGACGACGCGCTCGGCGAAGTTGAGATACCCGAGTTCGGCCCGCCACGGTTCGATGAGCGAGAACAGCCGGCCGAGCGAGGTCGTCAGCCGCTCACCGAGCCCGGGCGCCGCGATGCCGACCGCGTACACCGCGTACGCGGCATCGAATCCCACGGTCGCGCCGGGGAACGGCAACCCGCGCGACGCGGCCTGCCGCTTCGCGGCCGCAGGCCGCACCATCCCGCCGAGATGCCGGATCTCGACGGACACGAGGGCGCACTCCGACTCCGGTCCGGTCGCGCGGGCGAATGCGCGCACGGTCTCGGGGCTGAGCTCCGAGAGTGCCATTCCGTCGCCGAAGCCGGGCACGGGGCCGGGCGGGTCCATGTGCAGCTGCAGCAGCTCGGCGGTGGGCTGCGGATGCATCGAGTCCAGTTCGGGGCCGAGCGCGCGAAGCGGTGCGAGCAGTTCATCGGCGCGTTCCGGCGTGTCCTGGATGGCCGCCTCGATCGCGACGAACGACTTGCCGGAGAGGAACGGCGGAAGCTCGGGCAGCGGCGGCACCCGCAGCACACGGCCGAGGCTCGTCACCGAATCGGGCACGGTCTGCGTCCACTCGCGCCAGGCCTGCAGCACCTCCTCGGTGCGCTCCAGCGGGAAGAAGAGCGTGCCGGCGACCACATCGCCGACCGGGTAGAGCCGGAACTCGAGCGCCGTGACGACGGCGAAGTCGCCGCCCCCGCCGCGGATCGCCCAGAACAGCTCCTCGTCGTGCTCGGCGTCAATGCGCCGCGCCCGCCCATCGGCCGTCACGACCTCGGCGGCGATCACGTGGTTCGCCGCGATGCCGTGCGACCGGGCGAGCCACGACAGTCCGCCGCCGAGGGTGTAGCCGACCACGCCGACGTCGTGCGAGGACCCGGCGAGCGCGGTGAGGCCGTGGGGTGCGGCCGCGGCGACCACGTCGCCCCATTGCGCGCCGGCCTCGACGCGCGCCACCCGGGCGTCGGCATCGATCTCGACGCCGCGCAGCTCATGCGTGCGCAGCAGGATCACGTCCTCGAGCCCGCCGTCGGCGAGCGGGCCGGCGTTGTGACCGGTCGCCTGGGGTGCGACCGCGAGTCCCGCCACGCGTGCGGCGTCGATCGTGCGGGCGACGTCGGCGGCCGAGGCCGCGATGACGACCGCGGCGGGCCGTTGGTCGACGACGAGGTTCCACGCGGCGCGAGCGAGATCCCACCCGTCGTCGGCGGGCGTGACGAGGCGTCCGTCGAGCTCGGTGGCGAGTCGTGCGAGGGCGGCGGTCTGACTGAGCGGGGCGCGCTCGGTGGCCGGTGCTGCCGAGGGCGTGCTGGCATGGGTGTTCACGGTGGGTCCTTTCGGGTTTGGACCCATTCGAGTCAGGCTCCGCCGCGACCGCGTCAGGGCGTTCCCGCCGCCATGCTCAGGGCTACCCCTCGCGGCGTCGCGGAATACCTCGCACGAGGCATCCGTTGGCACCGGTGATGACCACCACACCGCGCCTGTCCGTGCTCGATCTCGTCCCCGTGCGCACGGGCCAGTCCTCGGGCGGCGCGGTCGCCGCCTCGATCGCGCTGGCCCGCGCCGCCGACCGGCTGGGGTACGAGCGGTTCTGGTTCGCCGAGCACCACAACATGCCCGCGGTCGCCTCGACCACGCCGCCCGTGCTCATCGCGGCGACGGTCGCGAACACCGAGCGCATCCGGGTCGGGTCGGGCGGCGTCATGCTGCCCAACCACGCGCCGCTCGTCGTGGCCGAACAGTTCGCGGCGCTCGAGGCGATCGCGCCCGGGCGCATCGACCTCGGCATCGGCCGTGCACCGGGCAGCGACCCGGTGATCACGCAGCTGCTCCGCATCAGCGGCCCCACGGCCGACGTCGATCGCTTCCCCGACCACATCGCCGACATCATGAGCCTGCTGTCGCCCGAGGGCGCGAACCTGCGGCTCACCAGCGGCCGGGAGTACGCGATCGCGGCGACGCCCGCTGCGACGGGCACGCCGACGGTCTGGCTGCTCGGGTCGAGCGACTACTCGGCCAACCTCGCCGCCGAGCTCGGGCTGCCGTACGTGTTCGCCAACCATTTCTCGGGCGAGGGCCTCGAGCGCGCGCTCGAGCTCTACCGCACCCAGTACCGGCCGAGCGAGGCGCACCCGACGCCCGTGACGTTCCTCACGGTCAACGCCTCGGTCGCGCCCACCGCCGACGAGGCATCCGATCGCGCGCTGCCGCAGTTGCGCTCCATGGCGCGGCTGCGCGCCAATCTGCCCATGCGGCCGCTCGAGACCGTCGAGGAGGCGCTCGCCGCCCCGCAGGACTCGATCGGTGCGGAGCTCATCGCCGCCATGCGGCGGCGTTGGATCATCGGCGATGCGGATGCCTCGGCCACCGAGGTGCGCCGCCTCGCCGAGCGGCACGGGGTCGACGAGGTCATGATCGTCCCCATCGCGGGCAGCTACGAGAGCGAGGCGACGGATGCCACGCCGGGGCGCGTGCAGACCCTCGAGCTGCTCGCGGGCGCGCTCAGCTGACGACGGCTGAGGTCTCCGCCGGCGCGTCGGCACGGCGGAAGTGGGTGACGCCGAACGCGTAGAGCACCTTCAGGGTGAAGAGCGCCGCCGCCACGGCGATGAACACCGGCACGGTCCCGTTCGCCACGGTGACCACGATGCCGGTCAGCGTCGCCGCGAGCAGCAGGCCGCCGACCGGCGGCTGCAGCCGGCTGCCGTGCAGCAGGTTGACGACGCTCGCACCGGCGATCGTCGCCGCCCACACGGCCAGCGCGAACGGGATCGCCGCACCGAGCGCGAGCGCGATGATCGGCAGGTGCAGGTGCACTGCGATGAAGATCCAGCGCAGCTTCGAGCGGTCGGCGTAGTAGCGGTCGGTTCCGTGCGTGAAGTTCGCGATGCAGCCGCAGCAGATGTCCGCGAGCAGCACGACGGCGATCACGGCACGCCACCAGTCGACGGCGATGAGCTGGGCGCTGCCGAGGACGCAGATGACGGCGGCGAGGGCGAGCCCACCACCGAGGATCAGGGCGAGGTCGGCGCGGCTCTGCCGCTCACCGAACGCCTCGCGAAGTGCTCCCGGTACGCGTACCTCGTGCATGCCGCGAGCCTATCCAGCACGCTGCGGCCCGGGCCGCAGAAGAGCGGACGCTCATGCACGATCTTCCGCCACAGACGCGGCGGCACCGGAAATGCCCCGGCAGAAGCCGGGGCATCCGTGGGCGGCGGGTCAGGCCGCGAGGCGGCGGAGGTCGTCGGTCGACGCGTGGAACTCGTCGCCCTCGGCGATCACGACATCCCGCGGGACGCGCGCGCCGTTCTGCACGCGTGCGCCGTCGCCGATCGTGGCATACGGGCCGACGACCGCGTGACGGCCGACGACCGCGTGGCGGCCGATGTGCGCGTTGACGCCCACGATCGCCCGCTCGGCGACGATCGCGTCACGGTCCACCCAGCCCCCCGGCCCGATGCTCGCATGGCGCTGCACCTCGGCTCCCGGGTCGACGTAGGCTGTCGGGTCGACGAACGCGGTCGGGTCGACCTTCGCGGTGGTGGCGACGAGGCCGCGACCGTTCGGGTGCTTGCGGTAGCGGCGCAGCACCCCGCTCTCGTCCTCGAACTCGACGTAGTGGATGCCCACGTGTCCTCCTTTCACGGACAGGTGTCTGCACGGACCTGGAAACTCTCACGTCCGAACATGGATACAACACCGAACCTGATCTGGGAATTCCCTTGCGCTCGGGCGCGCGCTGATTTACGGCCCGTAGGCTGACGGGAGCCGGTTCCCTTCTGAACCGGCGCGTTCCAGCGCGCCCGCGACGACGCCGGCCTCGAAACCCGGGATTCTTCCATGACGTCAGCCGAGCACGGCGAGCCACCGCTCATCGAGCTCGACGACGTGCGCATCCGGCATGCCGGCGCCGCGGCCGCGACACCCGACGGGGTCACGCTCGACCTCCGGCCCGGCGAGGTCGTCCTCGTGCTCGGGCCGTCGGGCTGCGGCAAATCGACCCTCACGCTCGCGCTCAACGGGCTGATCCCGCACGCCGTGCCCGCGGAGGTCGACGGGCAGGTCCGGGTCGCCGGGCTCGATACCGCGACGCATACGGTCGGCGAGCTGAGCGCGCACGTGGCGATGGTGTTTCAGGACCCCGATGCGCAGGTGGTCACGGGCAGTGTGCTCGACGAGGTCGCGTTCGGCCCTGAGAACCAGCTCGTCCCCGCCGATGAGGTGCTCGCGCGCGCGGAGCGCGCCCTGAAGCTGGTCGGGCTGTGGGAGCGGCGCGGCGACGACCCCGACCGGCTCTCGGGCGGTGGCCGTCAGCGCCTCGCGATCGCGTGCGCGCTGGCCATGAACTCGCGCGTGCTCGTCCTCGACGAACCGACCGCGAACCTCGACCCGGCGGGCATCGACGAGGTGTACGCGGTGCTGCGCGAGCTCGCGAGCGAGCGCGACCACGCGATCGTGCTGGTCGAGCACAACCTCGACGCCGCGGTCGACCTCGTCGACCGGGTCGTCGTGCTCGACCGGGCCGGCCGGCTGGTCGCCGACGGCCCGGCGCGCGAGCTGCTGCGCACACGTGCGCTCGAGCTCGCCGAGCTCGGCGTGTGGCTGCCCGTGTCGACGATCGCCGCACTGCGATTGCGCGACGCCGGCATCGTGCTGGACCCGCTGCCGCTCACACCGTCCGAGCTCGGCGCCGCGCTCGACGCCGCGCCCGAGCTGCCGGCGCCGGCCGTGCCGTCGCGAGTCGTCGGCGGAATCGCCCGACACGCCGACGCAGACGGCCGCAGCCGGCGTGTCGACGCGGACGTGCCGACGACTCGCAACGGCGAGCGCGGGACGGATGCCACGGGCGCGACAGACACCCCGGGCGCGACGGATGCCACGGGCGCGACCGCCGTGCGGGTCCGGGGCCTGTCGGTGCAGCGGGGTGGCCGCCGTGGGCCGACCGTCGTCCACGAGGTCGATCTCGACATCGCCGCGGGCGAGTTCCTCGCCATCGTGGGCACGAACGGGGCGGGCAAGACGAGCCTCCTGCAGGCGATCGCCGGGGTGATCCCGGCGCCGCCCGGCGCCGTCGAGGTGCTGGGCCTCGACCCGACGCGCGCCGACGCGCGCGAACGCACCCGCCGCATCGGCTTCGTGTTCCAGAACCCCGAGCACCAGTTCGTCGCGCCGACGGTCGGCGAGGAGCTCGAGCTCAGCCTGCGCCAGCAGGACGTGCCGGACGCCGAACGCGACGAGATCGTCGAGCGGATGCTCCGGCGGTTCGGGCTCGACGCGCTGCGCGCGCAGCATCCGTTCCTGCTCTCCGGCGGGCAGAAGCGGCGTCTCTCGGTGGGGACCGCGCTGATCGCGGGCGCCCCGGTGCTCGCGCTCGACGAGCCCACGTTCGGCCAGGATCGCGAGCGCGCGGCCGAACTGCTCGGGATGCTCCGCCGGCTGAACGACGAGGGCACGACCGTGCTCGTGGTCACGCACGACCTGCAACTCGTCGCCGATCACACCACGCGCATGGCCGTGATGGCCGAAGGACGACTGCTCGGCGTCGGGCCGACCGCCGACGTGCTCGCCGGGCCGCTCATCGAACAGGCCGGGCTGCGGCATCCCCCGCTCGCCCGCGCGACCCGCGGGCTGATCCGCCACCCCGCCTGGCACGGCGTCACCCGGCTCGCGCAGCTGCCGTCGACGGGAGGCGCCGCATGAGCATCCCTCCCGATCCGCGGCCGGCGGTCGCTCGTCCGCGACGCGACCCGGCCGCCGCGACCGCAGTCGAGGCCGGCCGTGGAGCACCGGGCGCCGCGCCCCGCTCGGTCGGGACCGCGCCGACCACGACCGGGGCGACCGAGCCCGCCGCGGCCTCTGGCGGCGGCCGATTCCTGCTGCGACTCAACCCGCTCGCCAAGATCGCCGCACCGCTGCCGGTCATGGTCGCCGTCATCTTCACGCGCGACCTGCTCGTGCCGGGGGTCCTGGTGGTCGCGTCGCTCGTGCTCATCCTGGTCGGCGCGAAGCTGCGCGCGCGAACCGTCCTGTTCCTCCTCGTCGGCACGCCGCTCGTCATCGGGCTGCTCGCCCTCAGCTTCGGCGCGTGGGTCGACCCGTCGCGCGTGGCCGAGACCGCGCCCGGGGCATCCGTCGTGCTCGTGGAGATCGGGGACTGGCGCTACACCGCCGCCGCCCTCCTCGTGGGACTCGCGACGGCGCTCCGCATCGTGGCCGTCGTGATGCTCTCGCTCATCACGGGTGTCTCGACCACGGGGCCGGAACTCGTGCGCGCACTCGTGCAGAACCTGCGCGTGCCGTATCGCATCGGGTACACGACGCTCGCGGCACTGCGGTTCGTGCCGCGGTTCGGGCACGAGCTCGAGGTGATCCGGGCCGCGCACCGCGTGCGGGGCGTCGATCACGGCCGCGGACCGCTGGCCTGGTTCCGGCGCACGATCGGGCTCGCGATCCCCCTGCTCGCGAGCGCGATCCGGCACGCGGAGCGCGTGGCGCTCGCCATGGACGCCCGCGCCTTCGGCGCGCACCCCACCCGCACCGAGCGGACGATCAGCCGCTGGCGCGCGCGTGACACCGTCTTCGTGATCGCGTTCTGGGTCGCCGCCGCCGCGCTCTTCTGGTGGGCTGCCGCCCGCTGACGCACGCCGAGACACGGCGAGTCGCGGCGAGTCGTCGGAGAACTTTCAGGGCGCGCCGGTGCATGGCGTTCGCACACGGCGTGTTGCGAGGATCTGCCGACGACTCGCCACGCGGCCGCCCGGC is a genomic window of Agromyces protaetiae containing:
- a CDS encoding transferase, which gives rise to MGIHYVEFEDESGVLRRYRKHPNGRGLVATTAKVDPTAFVDPTAYVDPGAEVQRHASIGPGGWVDRDAIVAERAIVGVNAHIGRHAVVGRHAVVGPYATIGDGARVQNGARVPRDVVIAEGDEFHASTDDLRRLAA
- a CDS encoding LLM class flavin-dependent oxidoreductase → MTTTPRLSVLDLVPVRTGQSSGGAVAASIALARAADRLGYERFWFAEHHNMPAVASTTPPVLIAATVANTERIRVGSGGVMLPNHAPLVVAEQFAALEAIAPGRIDLGIGRAPGSDPVITQLLRISGPTADVDRFPDHIADIMSLLSPEGANLRLTSGREYAIAATPAATGTPTVWLLGSSDYSANLAAELGLPYVFANHFSGEGLERALELYRTQYRPSEAHPTPVTFLTVNASVAPTADEASDRALPQLRSMARLRANLPMRPLETVEEALAAPQDSIGAELIAAMRRRWIIGDADASATEVRRLAERHGVDEVMIVPIAGSYESEATDATPGRVQTLELLAGALS
- a CDS encoding ABC transporter ATP-binding protein codes for the protein MTSAEHGEPPLIELDDVRIRHAGAAAATPDGVTLDLRPGEVVLVLGPSGCGKSTLTLALNGLIPHAVPAEVDGQVRVAGLDTATHTVGELSAHVAMVFQDPDAQVVTGSVLDEVAFGPENQLVPADEVLARAERALKLVGLWERRGDDPDRLSGGGRQRLAIACALAMNSRVLVLDEPTANLDPAGIDEVYAVLRELASERDHAIVLVEHNLDAAVDLVDRVVVLDRAGRLVADGPARELLRTRALELAELGVWLPVSTIAALRLRDAGIVLDPLPLTPSELGAALDAAPELPAPAVPSRVVGGIARHADADGRSRRVDADVPTTRNGERGTDATGATDTPGATDATGATAVRVRGLSVQRGGRRGPTVVHEVDLDIAAGEFLAIVGTNGAGKTSLLQAIAGVIPAPPGAVEVLGLDPTRADARERTRRIGFVFQNPEHQFVAPTVGEELELSLRQQDVPDAERDEIVERMLRRFGLDALRAQHPFLLSGGQKRRLSVGTALIAGAPVLALDEPTFGQDRERAAELLGMLRRLNDEGTTVLVVTHDLQLVADHTTRMAVMAEGRLLGVGPTADVLAGPLIEQAGLRHPPLARATRGLIRHPAWHGVTRLAQLPSTGGAA
- a CDS encoding FAD-binding oxidoreductase yields the protein MNTHASTPSAAPATERAPLSQTAALARLATELDGRLVTPADDGWDLARAAWNLVVDQRPAAVVIAASAADVARTIDAARVAGLAVAPQATGHNAGPLADGGLEDVILLRTHELRGVEIDADARVARVEAGAQWGDVVAAAAPHGLTALAGSSHDVGVVGYTLGGGLSWLARSHGIAANHVIAAEVVTADGRARRIDAEHDEELFWAIRGGGGDFAVVTALEFRLYPVGDVVAGTLFFPLERTEEVLQAWREWTQTVPDSVTSLGRVLRVPPLPELPPFLSGKSFVAIEAAIQDTPERADELLAPLRALGPELDSMHPQPTAELLQLHMDPPGPVPGFGDGMALSELSPETVRAFARATGPESECALVSVEIRHLGGMVRPAAAKRQAASRGLPFPGATVGFDAAYAVYAVGIAAPGLGERLTTSLGRLFSLIEPWRAELGYLNFAERVVDAERLFGDRLRRLRAVKQEVDPAGRLRSNHPVR
- a CDS encoding energy-coupling factor transporter transmembrane component T, which codes for MSIPPDPRPAVARPRRDPAAATAVEAGRGAPGAAPRSVGTAPTTTGATEPAAASGGGRFLLRLNPLAKIAAPLPVMVAVIFTRDLLVPGVLVVASLVLILVGAKLRARTVLFLLVGTPLVIGLLALSFGAWVDPSRVAETAPGASVVLVEIGDWRYTAAALLVGLATALRIVAVVMLSLITGVSTTGPELVRALVQNLRVPYRIGYTTLAALRFVPRFGHELEVIRAAHRVRGVDHGRGPLAWFRRTIGLAIPLLASAIRHAERVALAMDARAFGAHPTRTERTISRWRARDTVFVIAFWVAAAALFWWAAAR